One window of the Luteolibacter sp. Y139 genome contains the following:
- a CDS encoding LacI family DNA-binding transcriptional regulator has protein sequence MNKRIRLKDVAERAGVAVNTASTILNRRPNSWASKETEARVFQAARELGYRPSKTARALRSGRYHTIGLLIQDLTNPFFSTLADELEAAVEERGYDLLVENCRSSLVREKHLFADLEDLEVDGSVLWLSDNEVFRPELATIAEAKQPVVVLGNGIPEKPIPVDAVLSDFTQGLTDAVEALCQLGHKRFAFVSALAEGQADGQRPRLFQEMLAARGIPAGNIDILRTGHTVESACETFAGFLKKRPDKRPTALFAMNDLAAIGAMRAAIEAGLSIPADLSIVGVDDVPLCSYLPITLTSIRQRYKKITRTAADLLISRIEAADPTALPPRQEVFATVYTPRESVGPAEA, from the coding sequence ATGAATAAGCGGATTCGCCTCAAAGATGTCGCCGAGCGCGCCGGTGTGGCCGTCAACACGGCCTCCACCATTCTCAATCGCCGGCCCAATTCCTGGGCGTCGAAGGAGACCGAAGCCCGTGTTTTCCAAGCAGCACGCGAGCTCGGCTACCGGCCATCCAAGACAGCGCGCGCGCTGCGCTCCGGCCGCTATCACACGATCGGTCTGCTCATTCAGGACCTCACCAACCCCTTCTTCTCGACTCTGGCGGACGAGCTTGAAGCCGCCGTCGAGGAACGCGGCTACGACCTGCTCGTGGAAAACTGCCGCTCCTCGCTCGTCCGCGAGAAGCACCTCTTCGCCGATCTCGAAGACTTAGAAGTCGACGGCAGCGTGCTGTGGCTTTCCGACAACGAAGTCTTCCGCCCCGAGCTCGCCACCATCGCCGAGGCGAAACAGCCCGTGGTCGTCCTCGGCAACGGCATCCCCGAGAAACCGATCCCGGTCGATGCCGTGCTCTCCGACTTCACCCAGGGCCTGACCGATGCCGTCGAAGCCCTCTGCCAGCTCGGCCACAAGCGATTCGCCTTTGTCAGCGCACTTGCGGAAGGCCAAGCCGACGGCCAGCGCCCGCGCCTCTTCCAAGAGATGCTCGCAGCCCGCGGCATTCCTGCCGGTAATATCGATATCCTCCGCACCGGTCACACGGTCGAGAGCGCCTGCGAGACCTTTGCCGGTTTCCTGAAGAAGCGCCCCGACAAGCGGCCGACCGCGTTGTTCGCCATGAACGACCTCGCCGCCATCGGAGCTATGCGCGCCGCTATCGAGGCCGGTCTTTCGATTCCCGCCGACCTCTCCATCGTCGGCGTCGATGACGTGCCGCTCTGCTCCTACCTGCCGATCACGCTCACTTCGATCCGCCAGCGCTACAAGAAGATCACCCGCACCGCGGCGGACCTCTTGATCTCGCGCATCGAAGCAGCCGATCCTACCGCACTGCCACCGCGTCAGGAAGTATTCGCCACCGTCTACACGCCCCGG